The proteins below are encoded in one region of Labeo rohita strain BAU-BD-2019 chromosome 15, IGBB_LRoh.1.0, whole genome shotgun sequence:
- the LOC127177040 gene encoding zinc finger protein 135-like yields the protein MKSRTMITKKNLSRNGRTTKTNKSFTCPECGKSFTLKGSFKKHQLIHNGEKLHKCPQCGKSFTRKGHLNRHIRIHTGEKPHACHQCGKSFSQKIHLSRHLHSHEEILSCDQCGKKFRSSSYFNKHLTVHAVERPYLCPVCGKSFSRLANCKKHQKIHSLVKNHVCVECGKTFITSEYLRKHQKTHTTERPFTCSQCGYSFREKIHLNKHMRVHTGEKPHMCRQCGKSFIQLSGLRYHTHLHSGEKPYSCDKCGKNFTSSSILKSHLIVHTDERLHKCSVCEKSFSRPYVLKQHQKLHNAVRDHMCFECGKSFTAASHLTKHQRIHTREKPFSCLKCGRSFTQKSHLNKHIQTHKLLPLLK from the coding sequence ATGAAGTCAAGAACCATGATCACAAAAAAGAATTTATCACGAAACGGAAGAACTACAAAGACCAATAAGTCTTTCACTTGCCctgagtgtggaaagagtttcacacTAAAAGGAAGCTTTAAAAAGCACCAACTAATTCATAATGGTGAGAAGCTTCACAAatgccctcagtgtggaaaaagcTTTACACGAAAAGGCCACCTTAACAGACACATAAGAAtacacactggagagaaacctcaTGCATGTCaccagtgtggaaagagtttttcacaaaaaattcATCTCAGTCGTCATCTGCACAGTCATGAAGAAATACTCAGCTGTGATCAGTGTGGCAAGAAGTTTAGATCCTCATCATATTTTAACAAACATCTGACAGTTCATGCAGTTGAGAGGCCGTACTTGTGTCCGgtgtgtggaaagagtttttcaCGGCTGGCCAATTGCAAAAAGCACCAGAAGATCCATTCTTTGGTGAAAAATCATGTTTGTGTTGAGTGTGGAAAGACCTTCATTACATCTGAATATCTGCGAAAGCATCAGAAAACTCACACTACAGAAAGACCGTTCACCTGCTCTCAGTGTGGTTATAGTTTCAGAGAGAAAATCCACCTTAACAAACACATGAgggttcacactggagagaagccgcaCATGTGCCGTCAGTGTGGGAAGAGCTTCATACAACTGTCAGGTCTCCGTTATCATACGCATCTTCACTCTGGGGAAAAACCATATAGTTGTGATAAGTGTGGGAAAAATTTTACATCGTCATCCATTCTGAAAAGCCACCTGATTGTGCACACGGATGAGAGGCTTCATAAGTGCTCTGTCTGTGAAAAGAGTTTTTCACGACCATATGTTTTGAAACAGCACCAAAAACTACACAATGCTGTGCGGGATCACATGTGTTTTGAATGTGGGAAGAGCTTTACAGCAGCTAGTCATCTGACGAAACACCAAAGAATTCACACCAGAGAAAAACCGTTCAGCTGCCTGAAGTGTGGAAGGAGTTTCACTCAAAAAAGCCACTTAAACAAgcacatacaaacacataaGTTGCTACCATTGCTcaaataa